The Rhodamnia argentea isolate NSW1041297 chromosome 10, ASM2092103v1, whole genome shotgun sequence sequence TCATAGGATATGGGGTCACattcaacaaataaacaaaaattttccatttttcatcgGTGATCTCGTCACTGTCACTATCATCATTTCTTGTGACCAcatagtccttgaattttattgGAGTCTGCCGCTGTCATTGCGAATGCCGAAGTGAAGGTTCtcaaaccattgttggtgaagaagatgaactgCCAAGTGAAAATGATGGAACTTCAGTTGGAGATTCTTCCGATTCTCTCGTTGTTGGTTCATCTTCGATGGTGATGTTTTTAGGGTCACCCTTCCGATTCCAATCCCATGCTTCATgttcaaaaaattgaacatCCCTGGCGATAATTACCTTTTCCGTGATTGGATTATACAACCTATAACCCTTGGTCACGTCACAATAGCCAATGAAGATGCACTTCTGACTTTTATCTTCCAACTTCTTCCTTCGTTCGTGTGGTATATATGGATATGCAACACACCCAAATACTCATAAGAACGAAACATCTTGCTTGTTGCCGGTCCAAGCCTCTTCCGGGGTTCTTCCAAGAACACTCCTTGTTGGACACCTGTTTAGGACAAATACAACACAAGCAACAATTTTTGCCCAAAACTTCTTTGGTAAACCTTTAGCCTTGAGCATACTTCTTGccatttcaaaaatcgttctattctttctttcggCCATATCATTTTCCCGAGGGGTATAGCTAGTAGTCAATTGATGCTTTATTCCATGAATTTTACAATATTTGTCAAACTCATTGGAAGTAAATTCTCCACCTCTATCTAATCTCAAAGTCTTTAGACTAAATCCACTATGCTTCTCAACATAGACtttaaattctttgaatttgccaaaagcTTCAGATTTTTCTCTCAAGAAGTATACCCatgtttttttggtaaaatcattgacaaaaattaatgcGTTCCTTTTTTGTCCGATCGATTCTACCTCAACTGGGCCACAAATATCTGTATGCACCAGCTATAAAGGTTGCTTGGCTCTTTTAGCTTTTCCAACTTGATAGCATTCTTGATGTTATTTTCCGACAAGACATCCTTCACATGGGCTATCTAGACTGTCAATCAAAGGCATCCTAGTCACCATTTTTTTCTGGACCAATAGTTTTAGTCCACGAAAATTTAGATGACCGAAGCGAAGATGCCACAACCACTTGCTATCTTTGGCCATGGCTTGAAAACCGAACAAAGACTTCATctggagagatagagagaacaTCCGGTTCTTTGTCATATGCACCGCCGTGATCAACTTATCGTTTACACCTCTAATGGTgcaaactccattttcaatgTTAACTTTGTGGCCTTTTTCTAAAAGTTGTCCAATACTTAGCAAATTCCAGAAAAGTCCTGGCACAAAGAAAACGTCCGCAATAGTAACATTAGTACCAtcttttgatttgatatcaatgtTACCTTTGCTCATCACGAGAATCTTTGATTTATTCCCGAAGTTGACTTCACCATGAATCGTTTCATCTAGCTGCGAGAATAGCTTCTTTCGGCCGCACATGTGATTGCTACACCCGGTGTTGAGATACCATATATTGGCATTACCGGTACTCGAGTCATTCATTTTACATGTTAACACAACGCTTTCATCGGTATCAACGGGCATATACATGTTCGGGCTGTTCGTGCCCCATGTTTGCTCGACATTCGAATTTGTAATGGCTGAATTTGTTACACCTAAAACACTTGACCTTTGATTTGTCACGTGTTTTATTTCTTCCAGTGGAATTAGcatttccacctctacctcgTCCACCTCCACGGCCTCGAACACCATGATGCCCTCCTCGATTTGAGTGGGCGACCCGGCTTTGCAAAGCTTGCTTGGGATAAGCACCGACACACTTCTGATTCATTCTTTGCTCATATGAGCATAATGAACACATCAACCGCTCCAATGTCATGGTTGATATATCTTGGCCTTCTTTGATTGCTGCAACAACGTAGTCAAATCTTTCAGTCAAAGACCTCAAATTTTTTCTACGACTTGTTCATCTTGGAGTTCTTCACCATTAACCCTCAATTGATTAACGATGGTTTGGACATGATCAAAATACGACGAGATAGATTTAGAGTCGTTCATACGTAAAGACTCAAAATCACCTCGAAGTGTTCGAAGTCGAACTCGCTTCATGCGATTATCGCCCTTGTAGGATTTTTGCGGAATATCCCATGCCGTTTTTGCGGTCTCTGCGCacgatattttttcaaatatcgtcTCCTCCATGATTTGAAAGATCGCATATAATGCTTTCTGATCTTTCTTTCGGGACTTGACCAACAAATCCTTCTCGTCCTTTTTCAAAGCGTTGAATTCTTCAGCATCGGCTACTTCGGTGTAGCCACTTTCTACCGGGTTCCACAAATCCTACGATTTGAACAAAACCTTAATCGGGACTGACCAGTTGTTAAAATTCCTTCCGTTCAACTTTGGAAGTTGCAATTGAACGGGACCGGGGGATGCCAtaactagctctgataccaattgtagGAACCGGGAGGGGTTGCGGAAGTTTGGTGGTTTCAATGCGGCAGAGAATTAAAATATGCAAATGAGAGTTGTATTCAAAATAGCCTATGCTAAGGCTTTACACAAAATACACAAGCTTTGCTAAGCTTGGGATACAACACCCtctttaactctctctctctctctatttctaaGTTCCCCCACACACAATTATGGTTGCCTCTAATCCTTATATATAGGCTGAAGTTGCACCGCCTCAGGGCCTCCACCGCCATCTAGGGTGAAAGGGTAGTTGCCGCAAACTTTTTCCAGGCAAAGTTGAactttgctttcttttgttgACTTGCACTGCACACGTTCACTGCCTCAAAACGCCTTTAGCGTGAATGGGGTGTGTGGAAATTCCTTTTCCACGGCAAATCCACTTGCTACAAGTTTGACAAAGTCAAACCCTTACTCCTCCATCCACCGCCAAACATATGTAGAAGGGAAATggaattttggcttttttttttttttttttttttccaaaaaatcaattttatattttcaacaAATTTAGAGTCAGCTTAGGTAGAAAACAAAGCTCGCTGACAAAAATCTCATAAAGACTTTGAACCTATTCAAAAACAAAGATCATGGAACAAAGCTCGTCACCCGACAATTGGCAGAAACCCGTAATGCGGGATTTAGCATGAGTGTCATTGAGGATAACTTCTTCATAACTTACATAGAGGTCAAAAAACATAATGATGAGATCCACGAATTGCATACCTCCTGCTTGTTTCCTAAATTAGATACCTGATTGCATTCACCCGCTCCAATCTAGACTTTGATGCCGCATCCACAAACACTTGGATAGCCTTATGGACCCAAAGGAGGACAAAACCCTCTCGCTCACAACAATCGGGTTTAATTCTTACATCTAATCGAAATGCATCAACAGTCGGAAAGCCTCATCATTGGTGACCAGTGCATAGTCATATCCAAGATCATCTGCACGCTCCTGAAACTCATCCATCTCGGTTTGAGTCACTTGGATTCCAACCAATACATTTGCACCAGTTTCACCCTGTTTAAGTGCAGATCAGATTTAATGTTTGAACCAAAGGATGATTATCAACAACAGCTTGTATTCTTGGGCAAGAAAATCAGAAATACCTACCTGTCCACGGTAATGAAACAAACTAATGTTCCATCTAGGACTGAAGGTATCCAAGAACTTCATCAGAGCACCAGGCCTTTCTGGGAACACAAAACGACAAAGAACCTCATCTTGAAGGTTTAACCGGCCCCCCATctggaaggaaagaaaagatcaATGCCATTGTTGCATACCTATTTTGTTATGGATACAGATTGCTAGCATATTCTCATCTCTTCAGAAAGATGCTGGTCAAAGTTAAGTAATTACCAGGTAACGCAGATGATCTTTAACCAGATCATTTCCTGTGAGATTGTAAGTTTTCAGATTAGAATCCTCCATCCTCTTTTGCATATGTTCTAGTTCACTTACTGTGTGAAGGTCAACGCTGCTCAGGATAATTACAAAAGTGTAAGCTTATACATCTGAATTATACAATAAAGACGAATACTACAAATTACACTTCAAAAATTTGAGCAGGTACAGGGAATCATCAAATCTCTATGAGGGAAAACACCTCTCTGTGGCACATTTAAATTTCCTGAATTACCCTTTCATCCTTTCTTTGATACCCAACCATTTCATAGATAACCATCCACTTTCTCTCTTCTCATGATTAGATTTCCTTAATTATCCTCACTTTCTCATACCCACTTATTTCATACAGGACTACTCAGTTTTCTCTATGCATAACGACCAACGCACGCGCCTTAACCCTAGTGATATCATTAAAGACTAAACACCACATCAACAGGATAGTTTTTTCCAGTTGAGAGAATCTTTTAAAAGCCCTGCCTTCTTCTCATTGCTGACAAAGATCAACAAGTTGTTACCTGTACAGTACTACAGCCTCTTTATCTGAATTACATCGATATTTGAACTCCGTTATATTCATTGGGCCAACCTGCAAAACCAAATGCCCATCAGTCACAACCATCATTGACACAGCTCCTGTATGAAAAACTGGATTAAATCTTCAGCAATACGTGCCAATTCACAGAACCGCTTGTAGCTTCCAGGCTTCTCAGGCATAACCGTTGCAAGCACTGCCTCTTGTCGCCTACCCACGTTTGCAAGTTCAGTCACCACCCTCAACTTATCAAAATTCATATTTGCCCCACTGGTTATTGCAACAACATTTTCCCCCTTTATACCATAGTACTTGCAGTATGCTTCAGCTCCAGCAAGCGCCAGAGCACCCGCAGGTTCCAGAATATTCCTTTTCTCCTCAAACATGTCCTGCAATATAATATCCAGACCTTAACCAATTGAACCGCCACGAAACAATCACCGTTCTCAACAAAAGAAGATCTTAAACAGTGACAACAATTTTAAGGAACAGCCTAAGAGCATCAGCTTCAAAAAGAGTGTAACCACGGTAAAGATGATTTCAAAAGGCACAAGCAACGTGCTACTTTCAATTCTCTCCAAAGTGGAAAAAGGGGATGAACCCAGATCAACTGAATCTACTAGCTAGAATCTGTCTTCAAAGACCTCATGcagacaaaaagggaaaattctgaTATTACAGCATACAAGACCAGCTTCCTAGCTCAAAGATTTATTTCGTGATGTTCCCCATCGTATTGTAGCACATTACTACATGTTTGATAGCGTGATCAAACGCCACTCCCATAATGAGTGATACCTATCACGGCTTATCAAAAGCATGATAACCTGAATCTCCAGAACTCACATTATGCATATCCACTTATATCCAACCTCTCAATAGCCTTCAGTAAACTGATCAGGAACCCTCAAAAGAAGCCTTCGTACAGTCAAATTTCAAGGTACATCTCTTAAGACTCACAAAAACTACAACGTAAGAAATTTCACCAAAGAATTTGACAAGTACAATAGCATGTAGCCTGTAAACCATATCagtttttctttaaattacCTTTATTGAGGCACATATTGCATCACGGCTCACAAGAACTATGCCATCTACCAACTCTTTGCACAGACGGAAAGTTTCTTCCCCAACCACTTTAACCGCTACACCATCAGCAAAACCTCCAACCTGGTCCAACATTATTCTCTGGCCATGATGAAGTGACAATGCCATAGCATTAGCATCAGCAGGCTCAACCCCAATTATCTTTACCTGCAAAGATATAATCACATAAAAAGAGATCCAAGGCTGTAATAGAAAAGTAAATCTACTGAGACTCTCCAAAAACATATTTTTGGGGCCGTAGAGGAAGGGAGTATAAAGCTCAGTTACTTCATGATACTATCTAATGATCACAAGAAGAGTAAACTGAACCTATTTCCTGAGAGAGCAGACAAAGGAAAAGCAAGTGTTGAAGATCGAAAAACCATGATCCCAACAAGTTTAGCTTGGTTGAACACATGACAGAGAAAAATGATATAATTTCTTGAGAAAGCAGATAAAAAGGGAAAGCAAGTGCCCGTGTTGAAAGGCCATCATATGCTTATAGCAAAGATAATGGGTTCTGGCAAGATTAGGCAGCTCTAGAAGCTGCGTACTATGAATGATTACGGCAAAAGAACCATCTCCGGCAATGGCACACCAAGAAGAGGGAACATGGTACTTCTCAAGTAGACTTTGAGATTATGTCAGTGATGTCCTTCATTGTGCCTATGAGATCCTTAATAGCTTTTCCAACAGGATATACGACAGTTTCATCCAAGGAGGAAACAACTATTAAAGCTACTCAATTTATACTGAAATAAtcagcaaaaacaaaaagtaacaGATCGAGTTGGTCTTAATGTTACTGCAGTGATAACCACAAGATGCTCTCTTAGAAAGAAGCTAAAAGATGATGGTCTTCAATAATATATGCCTGCAGATATAGGCCGGTAGATCAAAGTTTCCTTACTTTATTATCACAATAAATAAACTTGGCCAAAAGCGTCCAGGAGATTTTCATTCTCTATGGAACCACATAAGATTATCGAGTTAAGAGATCTTACTTTGCTCATCAATTCAATGCTAGGACACTTACTAGCCAGAGGAATCAATGTTCGTGTCGATTTCTGAGTCTTCATGCCTATAAAAGCTTACCCCTACTACAATGAACTCATCAGCATTCATTGTCAAAACTCTTCTCCATTCGAGTGACTGCATGCTTGTTTTGCATGTTTGGTATTTTACCCTTGGGAAAATGACGCTAatagtctctaaactttggcctaatgtgcaatgccatccttggacttttgatttgttaaatgtggtccttgaactattCCTAGCTATTCAATCTAGTAttttaactttcaatttgttcaatctaatccCTCGTCTTTCCATCAAGAAGTCAAATTAGTCTTTCGGTACTATTCACAAATTTTCATAATACTATTGCCCAAATTTtagaatatcttttcatttcaatccatttcctaaatcaacaaaaaatatgctatctttttattaccttttttttcattttggtatTTATAAACATTAATATAGTTCCATTACATTTACAGTTATATAGGATTCCCATTgcataataatatttaataacaCTACTGATTTACCGTACTTATATTAATCTAAATCTTCCAGTTCTttactttgagaaaattttCAGGATCCACTGCTTCGTGTTTTCTTAATTAAATTTGGTTAAAATATGCAAATTAGGGAACTAAAATAGCATAAAATATCAACCGATACAACTCTAAATGAGGTTCATAAAGCTCATAAGCTAATACACTTAAATGGAACTATTGTAATATTATCGGGaccaaaaatgtcaaaaaagtaataaaaaaatagccatattattttgttgatttaggaaatggattgaaatgaaaagatattgtAAAATCTGAGTAACtgaccaaattaaaattttaagaactag is a genomic window containing:
- the LOC115735090 gene encoding threonine dehydratase biosynthetic, chloroplastic-like; its protein translation is MEALQLAPPQPPHLRSRTAGVAVPRTLSAPAKGHRRRPLVGAIVSKQTAEMSPSLASREIPPPASTSAPPSSQQPPLPRVSASSLQYPPGYLGAVPDRAAAEGAGHSITNAMSYLTNILSSKVYDVAKETPLQLATKLSERWGVNVWLKREDLQPVFSFKLRGAYNMMAKLPREQLEKGVICSSAGNHAQGVALAAERLNCSAVIAMPVTTPEIKWRSVERLGGTVVLVGDSYDEAQAYAKKRGAEEGRTFIPPFDHPDVIMGQGTIGMEIVRHMQGPLHAIFVPVGGGGLIAGIAAYVKRVSPEVKIIGVEPADANAMALSLHHGQRIMLDQVGGFADGVAVKVVGEETFRLCKELVDGIVLVSRDAICASIKDMFEEKRNILEPAGALALAGAEAYCKYYGIKGENVVAITSGANMNFDKLRVVTELANVGRRQEAVLATVMPEKPGSYKRFCELVGPMNITEFKYRCNSDKEAVVLYSVDLHTVSELEHMQKRMEDSNLKTYNLTGNDLVKDHLRYLMGGRLNLQDEVLCRFVFPERPGALMKFLDTFSPRWNISLFHYRGQGETGANVLVGIQVTQTEMDEFQERADDLGYDYALVTNDEAFRLLMHFD